A stretch of DNA from Calditrichota bacterium:
GAACCACGCGATGACTTCATCCACAAGATTGGCGTTGTGGAGAAGGAAGCCAATGAGACACAGTATTGGCTGGAACTGCTTCAGGAAGCCGATCTTGGTGGCGCTGAAGAATGCCGTTGGCTGCTGCGAGAAGCCGAGGAACCGCTGGCCATCTTCACTGGCTCCGGCAAGACCGCCAAATGACACCGCAGCCAGGGCCGTTGATACTCAATCCGCAATTTGCAATTCGAAATCCGAAGTCACCATGAGCGACATTGCCATTCGCGTCGAAGGTCTGGGCAAGATGTATCGCATCGGCGGGAAGCAGGAGCGCTACCGCACCCTGCGCGATACGCTCAGCGATGCCTTCGCTGCACCCTTCCGCCGGGTGAGCAGCCTGCTGCGTGGGCAGGCGTACGGTGCGGCAAACCTGAACGAGACCATTTGGGCGCTGAAGGATGTCTCCTTTGAGGTCAAGCACGGCGAAGTGGTGGGCATCATCGGGCGCAACGGGGCGGGCAAGAGCACGCTGCTCAAGATTCTCTCCCGCATCACCGAGCCGACCGAGGGCTACGCTGAAATCCGCGGACGGGTAGGCTCACTCCTGGAAGTGGGTACCGGCTTCCACCCCGAACTGACCGGGCGGGAGAACATCTACCTGAACGGCGCTATCCTGGGCATGAAAAAGGCCGAAATCGAGCGCAAATTCGACGAGATCGTGGATTTCGC
This window harbors:
- a CDS encoding four helix bundle protein yields the protein MDKNELEARTKEFALRVVRFVGALPKNRVADVLGHQLLRSGTSIGANYREANRAEPRDDFIHKIGVVEKEANETQYWLELLQEADLGGAEECRWLLREAEEPLAIFTGSGKTAK